From Macaca fascicularis isolate 582-1 chromosome 14, T2T-MFA8v1.1, a single genomic window includes:
- the CTNND1 gene encoding catenin delta-1 isoform X7 — translation MDDSEVESTASILASVKEQEAQFEKLTRALEEERRHVSAQLERVRVSPQDANPLMANGTLTRRHQNGRFVGDADLERQKFSDLKLNGPQDHSHLLYSTIPRMQEPGQIVETYTEEDPEGAMSVVSVETSDDGTTRRTETTVKKVVKTVTTRTVQPVAMGPDGLPVDASSVSNNYIQTLGRDFRKNGNGGPGPYVGQAGTATLPRNFHYPPDGYSRHYEDGYPGGSDNYGSLSRVTRIEERYRPSMEGYRAPSRQDVYGPQPQVRVGGSSVDLHRFHPEPYGLEDDQRSMGYDDLDYGMMSDYGTARRTGTPSDPRRRLRSYEDMIGEEVPSDQYYWAPLAQHERGSLASLDSLRKGGPPPPNWRQPELPEVIAMLGFRLDAVKSNAAAYLQHLCYRNDKVKTDVRKLKGIPVLVGLLDHPKKEVHLGACGALKNISFGRDQDNKIAIKNCDGVPALVRLLRKARDMDLTEVITGTLWNLSSHDSIKMEIVDHALHALTDEVIIPHSGWEREPNEDCKPRHIEWESVLTNTAGCLRNVSSERSEARRKLRECDGLVDALIFIVQAEIGQKDSDSKLVENCVCLLRNLSYQVHREIPQAERYQEAAPNVANNTGPHAASCFGAKKGKDEWFSRGKKPIEDPANDTVDFPKRTSPARGYELLFQPEVVRIYISLLKESKTPAILEASAGAIQNLCAGRWTYGRYIRSALRQEKALSAIADLLTNEHERVVKAASGALRNLAVDARNKELIGKHAVPNLVKNLPGGQQNSSWNFSEDTVVSILNTINEVIAENLEAAKKLRETQGIEKLVLINKSGNRSEKEVRAAALVLQTIWGYKELRKPLEKEGWKKSDFQVNLNNASRSQSSHSYDDSTLPLIDRNQKSDKKPDREEIQMSNMGSNTKSLDNNYSTPNERGDHNRTLDRSGDLGDMEPLKGTTPLMQKI, via the exons ATGGACGACTCAGAGGTGGAGTCGACCGCCAGCATCTTGGCCTCTGTGAAGGAACAAGAGGCCCAGTTTGAGAAGCTGACCCGGGCGCTGGAGGAGGAACGGCGCCACGTCTCGGCGCAGCTGGAACGCGTCCGGGTCTCACCACAAGATGCCAACCCACTCATGGCCAACGGCACACTCACCCGCCGGCATCAG AACGGCCGGTTTGTGGGCGATGCTGACCTTGAGAGACAGAAATTTTCAGATTTGAAACTCAACGGACCCCAG GATCACAGTCACCTTCTATATAGCACCATCCCGAGGATGCAGGAGCCAGGGCAGATTGTGGAGACCTACACGGAGGAGGATCCTGAGGGAGCCATGTCTGTAGTCTCTGTGGAGACCTCAGATGATGGGACCACTCGGCGCACAGAGACCACG GTCAAGAAAGTAGTGAAGACTGTGACAACACGGACAGTACAGCCAGTTGCTATGGGACCAGACGGGTTGCCTGTGGATGCTTCATCAGTTTCTAACAACTATATCCAGACTTTGGGTCGTGACTTCCGCAAGAATGGCAATGGGGGACCTGGTCCCTATGTGGGGCAAGCCGGCACTGCTACCCTTCCTAGGAACTTCCACTACCCTCCTGATGGTTATAGCCGCCACTATGAAGATGGTTATCCAGGTGGCAGTGATAACTATGGCAGTCTGTCCCGGGTGACCCGCATTGAGGAGCGGTATAGGCCCAGCATGGAAGGCTACCGGGCACCTAGTAGACAGGATGTGTATGGGCCCCAACCCCAGGTTCGGGTAGGTGGGAGCAGCGTGGATCTGCATCGCTTTCATCCAGAGCCTTATGGGCTAGAGGATGACCAGCGTAGTATGGGCTATGATGACCTGGATTATGGTATGATGTCTGATTATGGCACTGCCCGTCGGACTGGGACACCCTCTGACCCTCGTCGGCGCCTCAG GAGCTACGAAGACATGATTGGTGAGGAGGTGCCATCGGATCAATACTATTGGGCTCCTTTGGCCCAGCATGAGCGAGGAAGTTTAGCAAGCTTGGATAGCCTGCGCAAAGGAGGGCCCCCACCTCCTAATTGGAGACAGCCAGAGCTGCCAGAGGTGATCGCCATGCTTGGATTCCGCTTGGATGCTGTCAAGTCCAATGCAGCTGCATACCTGCAACACTTATGCTACCGCAATGACAAGGTGAAGACTGACGTGCGGAAGCTCAAGGGCATCCCAGTACTGGTGGGATTGTTAGACCATCCCAAAAAGGAAGTGCACCTTGGAGCCTGTGGAGCTCTCAAGAATATCTCTTTTGGACGTGACCAGGATAACAAGATTGCCATAAAAAACTGTGATGGTGTGCCTGCCCTTGTGCGATTGCTCCGAAAGGCTCGTGATATGGACCTTACTGAAGTCATTACCG GAACCCTGTGGAATCTTTCATCCCATGACTCAATCAAAATGGAGATTGTGGACCATGCACTGCATGCCTTGACAGATGAAGTGATCATTCCTCATTCTGGTTGGGAGCGGGAACCTAATGAAGACTGTAAGCCACGCCATATTGAGTGGGAATCGGTGCTCACCAACACAGCTGGCTGCCTTAG GAATGTAAGCTCAGAGAGGAGTGAAGCTCGCCGGAAACTTCGGGAATGTGATGGTTTAGTTGATGCCCTCATTTTCATTGTTCAGGCTGAGATTGGGCAGAAGGATTCAGACAGCAAG CTTGTAGAAAACTGTGTTTGCCTCCTTCGGAACTTATCATATCAAGTTCACCGGGAGATCCCACAGGCAGAGCGTTACCAAGAGGCAGCTCCCAATGTTGCCAACAATACTGGGCCACATGCTGCCAGTTGCTTTGGGGCCAAGAAGGGCAAAG ATGAGTGGTTCTCCAGAG GGAAAAAACCCATAGAGGATCCAGCAAATGACACAGTGGATTTCCCTAAAAGAACGAGTCCAGCTCGGG GCTATGAGCTCTTATTTCAGCCAGAGGTGGTTCGGATATACATCTCACTTCTTAAGGAGAGCAAGACTCCTGCCATCTTAGAAGCCTCAGCTGGAGCTATCCAGAATTTGTGTGCTGGGCGCTGGACG TATGGTCGATACATTCGCTCTGCTCTGCGTCAAGAGAAGGCTCTTTCTGCCATAGCTGACCTCCTGACTAATGAACATGAACGGGTGGTGAAAGCTGCGTCTGGAGCACTGAGAAACCTGGCTGTGGATGCTCGCAACAAAGAATTAATTG GTAAACATGCTGTTCCTAACTTGGTAAAGAATCTGCCAGGAGGACAGCAGAATTCCTCTTGGAATTTCTCTGAGGACACTGTAGTCTCTATTTTGAACACTATCAATGAGGTTATCGCCGAGAACTTGGAGGCTGCCAAAAAGCTTCGAGAGACACAGGGTATTGAGAAGCTGGTGTTGATCAACAAATCAGG GAACCGCTCAGAAAAAGAAGTTCGAGCAGCAGCACTTGTATTACAAACAATCTGGGGATATAAGGAACTGCGGAAGCCACTGGAGAAAGAAGGATGGAAGAAATCAGACTTTCAG GTGAATCTAAACAATGCTTCCCGAAGCCAGAGCAGTCATTCATACGATGATAGTACTCTCCCTCTCATTGACcggaaccaaaaatcag ATAAGAAACCTGATCGGGAAGAAATTCAGATGAGCAATATGGGATCAAACACAAAATCGCTAG ataaCAACTATTCCACACCAAATGAGAGAGGAGACCACAATAGAACACTGGATCGATCGGGGGATCTAGGCGACATGGAGCCATTGAAGGGAACAACACCCTTGATG caGAAGATTTAG
- the CTNND1 gene encoding catenin delta-1 isoform X14 yields MDDSEVESTASILASVKEQEAQFEKLTRALEEERRHVSAQLERVRVSPQDANPLMANGTLTRRHQNGRFVGDADLERQKFSDLKLNGPQDHSHLLYSTIPRMQEPGQIVETYTEEDPEGAMSVVSVETSDDGTTRRTETTVKKVVKTVTTRTVQPVAMGPDGLPVDASSVSNNYIQTLGRDFRKNGNGGPGPYVGQAGTATLPRNFHYPPDGYSRHYEDGYPGGSDNYGSLSRVTRIEERYRPSMEGYRAPSRQDVYGPQPQVRVGGSSVDLHRFHPEPYGLEDDQRSMGYDDLDYGMMSDYGTARRTGTPSDPRRRLRSYEDMIGEEVPSDQYYWAPLAQHERGSLASLDSLRKGGPPPPNWRQPELPEVIAMLGFRLDAVKSNAAAYLQHLCYRNDKVKTDVRKLKGIPVLVGLLDHPKKEVHLGACGALKNISFGRDQDNKIAIKNCDGVPALVRLLRKARDMDLTEVITGTLWNLSSHDSIKMEIVDHALHALTDEVIIPHSGWEREPNEDCKPRHIEWESVLTNTAGCLRNVSSERSEARRKLRECDGLVDALIFIVQAEIGQKDSDSKLVENCVCLLRNLSYQVHREIPQAERYQEAAPNVANNTGPHAASCFGAKKGKGKKPIEDPANDTVDFPKRTSPARGYELLFQPEVVRIYISLLKESKTPAILEASAGAIQNLCAGRWTYGRYIRSALRQEKALSAIADLLTNEHERVVKAASGALRNLAVDARNKELIGKHAVPNLVKNLPGGQQNSSWNFSEDTVVSILNTINEVIAENLEAAKKLRETQGIEKLVLINKSGNRSEKEVRAAALVLQTIWGYKELRKPLEKEGWKKSDFQVNLNNASRSQSSHSYDDSTLPLIDRNQKSDNNYSTPNERGDHNRTLDRSGDLGDMEPLKGTTPLMQKI; encoded by the exons ATGGACGACTCAGAGGTGGAGTCGACCGCCAGCATCTTGGCCTCTGTGAAGGAACAAGAGGCCCAGTTTGAGAAGCTGACCCGGGCGCTGGAGGAGGAACGGCGCCACGTCTCGGCGCAGCTGGAACGCGTCCGGGTCTCACCACAAGATGCCAACCCACTCATGGCCAACGGCACACTCACCCGCCGGCATCAG AACGGCCGGTTTGTGGGCGATGCTGACCTTGAGAGACAGAAATTTTCAGATTTGAAACTCAACGGACCCCAG GATCACAGTCACCTTCTATATAGCACCATCCCGAGGATGCAGGAGCCAGGGCAGATTGTGGAGACCTACACGGAGGAGGATCCTGAGGGAGCCATGTCTGTAGTCTCTGTGGAGACCTCAGATGATGGGACCACTCGGCGCACAGAGACCACG GTCAAGAAAGTAGTGAAGACTGTGACAACACGGACAGTACAGCCAGTTGCTATGGGACCAGACGGGTTGCCTGTGGATGCTTCATCAGTTTCTAACAACTATATCCAGACTTTGGGTCGTGACTTCCGCAAGAATGGCAATGGGGGACCTGGTCCCTATGTGGGGCAAGCCGGCACTGCTACCCTTCCTAGGAACTTCCACTACCCTCCTGATGGTTATAGCCGCCACTATGAAGATGGTTATCCAGGTGGCAGTGATAACTATGGCAGTCTGTCCCGGGTGACCCGCATTGAGGAGCGGTATAGGCCCAGCATGGAAGGCTACCGGGCACCTAGTAGACAGGATGTGTATGGGCCCCAACCCCAGGTTCGGGTAGGTGGGAGCAGCGTGGATCTGCATCGCTTTCATCCAGAGCCTTATGGGCTAGAGGATGACCAGCGTAGTATGGGCTATGATGACCTGGATTATGGTATGATGTCTGATTATGGCACTGCCCGTCGGACTGGGACACCCTCTGACCCTCGTCGGCGCCTCAG GAGCTACGAAGACATGATTGGTGAGGAGGTGCCATCGGATCAATACTATTGGGCTCCTTTGGCCCAGCATGAGCGAGGAAGTTTAGCAAGCTTGGATAGCCTGCGCAAAGGAGGGCCCCCACCTCCTAATTGGAGACAGCCAGAGCTGCCAGAGGTGATCGCCATGCTTGGATTCCGCTTGGATGCTGTCAAGTCCAATGCAGCTGCATACCTGCAACACTTATGCTACCGCAATGACAAGGTGAAGACTGACGTGCGGAAGCTCAAGGGCATCCCAGTACTGGTGGGATTGTTAGACCATCCCAAAAAGGAAGTGCACCTTGGAGCCTGTGGAGCTCTCAAGAATATCTCTTTTGGACGTGACCAGGATAACAAGATTGCCATAAAAAACTGTGATGGTGTGCCTGCCCTTGTGCGATTGCTCCGAAAGGCTCGTGATATGGACCTTACTGAAGTCATTACCG GAACCCTGTGGAATCTTTCATCCCATGACTCAATCAAAATGGAGATTGTGGACCATGCACTGCATGCCTTGACAGATGAAGTGATCATTCCTCATTCTGGTTGGGAGCGGGAACCTAATGAAGACTGTAAGCCACGCCATATTGAGTGGGAATCGGTGCTCACCAACACAGCTGGCTGCCTTAG GAATGTAAGCTCAGAGAGGAGTGAAGCTCGCCGGAAACTTCGGGAATGTGATGGTTTAGTTGATGCCCTCATTTTCATTGTTCAGGCTGAGATTGGGCAGAAGGATTCAGACAGCAAG CTTGTAGAAAACTGTGTTTGCCTCCTTCGGAACTTATCATATCAAGTTCACCGGGAGATCCCACAGGCAGAGCGTTACCAAGAGGCAGCTCCCAATGTTGCCAACAATACTGGGCCACATGCTGCCAGTTGCTTTGGGGCCAAGAAGGGCAAAG GGAAAAAACCCATAGAGGATCCAGCAAATGACACAGTGGATTTCCCTAAAAGAACGAGTCCAGCTCGGG GCTATGAGCTCTTATTTCAGCCAGAGGTGGTTCGGATATACATCTCACTTCTTAAGGAGAGCAAGACTCCTGCCATCTTAGAAGCCTCAGCTGGAGCTATCCAGAATTTGTGTGCTGGGCGCTGGACG TATGGTCGATACATTCGCTCTGCTCTGCGTCAAGAGAAGGCTCTTTCTGCCATAGCTGACCTCCTGACTAATGAACATGAACGGGTGGTGAAAGCTGCGTCTGGAGCACTGAGAAACCTGGCTGTGGATGCTCGCAACAAAGAATTAATTG GTAAACATGCTGTTCCTAACTTGGTAAAGAATCTGCCAGGAGGACAGCAGAATTCCTCTTGGAATTTCTCTGAGGACACTGTAGTCTCTATTTTGAACACTATCAATGAGGTTATCGCCGAGAACTTGGAGGCTGCCAAAAAGCTTCGAGAGACACAGGGTATTGAGAAGCTGGTGTTGATCAACAAATCAGG GAACCGCTCAGAAAAAGAAGTTCGAGCAGCAGCACTTGTATTACAAACAATCTGGGGATATAAGGAACTGCGGAAGCCACTGGAGAAAGAAGGATGGAAGAAATCAGACTTTCAG GTGAATCTAAACAATGCTTCCCGAAGCCAGAGCAGTCATTCATACGATGATAGTACTCTCCCTCTCATTGACcggaaccaaaaatcag ataaCAACTATTCCACACCAAATGAGAGAGGAGACCACAATAGAACACTGGATCGATCGGGGGATCTAGGCGACATGGAGCCATTGAAGGGAACAACACCCTTGATG caGAAGATTTAG
- the CTNND1 gene encoding catenin delta-1 isoform X17 has protein sequence MANGTLTRRHQNGRFVGDADLERQKFSDLKLNGPQDHSHLLYSTIPRMQEPGQIVETYTEEDPEGAMSVVSVETSDDGTTRRTETTVKKVVKTVTTRTVQPVAMGPDGLPVDASSVSNNYIQTLGRDFRKNGNGGPGPYVGQAGTATLPRNFHYPPDGYSRHYEDGYPGGSDNYGSLSRVTRIEERYRPSMEGYRAPSRQDVYGPQPQVRVGGSSVDLHRFHPEPYGLEDDQRSMGYDDLDYGMMSDYGTARRTGTPSDPRRRLRSYEDMIGEEVPSDQYYWAPLAQHERGSLASLDSLRKGGPPPPNWRQPELPEVIAMLGFRLDAVKSNAAAYLQHLCYRNDKVKTDVRKLKGIPVLVGLLDHPKKEVHLGACGALKNISFGRDQDNKIAIKNCDGVPALVRLLRKARDMDLTEVITGTLWNLSSHDSIKMEIVDHALHALTDEVIIPHSGWEREPNEDCKPRHIEWESVLTNTAGCLRNVSSERSEARRKLRECDGLVDALIFIVQAEIGQKDSDSKLVENCVCLLRNLSYQVHREIPQAERYQEAAPNVANNTGPHAASCFGAKKGKGKKPIEDPANDTVDFPKRTSPARGYELLFQPEVVRIYISLLKESKTPAILEASAGAIQNLCAGRWTYGRYIRSALRQEKALSAIADLLTNEHERVVKAASGALRNLAVDARNKELIGKHAVPNLVKNLPGGQQNSSWNFSEDTVVSILNTINEVIAENLEAAKKLRETQGIEKLVLINKSGNRSEKEVRAAALVLQTIWGYKELRKPLEKEGWKKSDFQVNLNNASRSQSSHSYDDSTLPLIDRNQKSDKKPDREEIQMSNMGSNTKSLDNNYSTPNERGDHNRTLDRSGDLGDMEPLKGTTPLMQKI, from the exons ATGGCCAACGGCACACTCACCCGCCGGCATCAG AACGGCCGGTTTGTGGGCGATGCTGACCTTGAGAGACAGAAATTTTCAGATTTGAAACTCAACGGACCCCAG GATCACAGTCACCTTCTATATAGCACCATCCCGAGGATGCAGGAGCCAGGGCAGATTGTGGAGACCTACACGGAGGAGGATCCTGAGGGAGCCATGTCTGTAGTCTCTGTGGAGACCTCAGATGATGGGACCACTCGGCGCACAGAGACCACG GTCAAGAAAGTAGTGAAGACTGTGACAACACGGACAGTACAGCCAGTTGCTATGGGACCAGACGGGTTGCCTGTGGATGCTTCATCAGTTTCTAACAACTATATCCAGACTTTGGGTCGTGACTTCCGCAAGAATGGCAATGGGGGACCTGGTCCCTATGTGGGGCAAGCCGGCACTGCTACCCTTCCTAGGAACTTCCACTACCCTCCTGATGGTTATAGCCGCCACTATGAAGATGGTTATCCAGGTGGCAGTGATAACTATGGCAGTCTGTCCCGGGTGACCCGCATTGAGGAGCGGTATAGGCCCAGCATGGAAGGCTACCGGGCACCTAGTAGACAGGATGTGTATGGGCCCCAACCCCAGGTTCGGGTAGGTGGGAGCAGCGTGGATCTGCATCGCTTTCATCCAGAGCCTTATGGGCTAGAGGATGACCAGCGTAGTATGGGCTATGATGACCTGGATTATGGTATGATGTCTGATTATGGCACTGCCCGTCGGACTGGGACACCCTCTGACCCTCGTCGGCGCCTCAG GAGCTACGAAGACATGATTGGTGAGGAGGTGCCATCGGATCAATACTATTGGGCTCCTTTGGCCCAGCATGAGCGAGGAAGTTTAGCAAGCTTGGATAGCCTGCGCAAAGGAGGGCCCCCACCTCCTAATTGGAGACAGCCAGAGCTGCCAGAGGTGATCGCCATGCTTGGATTCCGCTTGGATGCTGTCAAGTCCAATGCAGCTGCATACCTGCAACACTTATGCTACCGCAATGACAAGGTGAAGACTGACGTGCGGAAGCTCAAGGGCATCCCAGTACTGGTGGGATTGTTAGACCATCCCAAAAAGGAAGTGCACCTTGGAGCCTGTGGAGCTCTCAAGAATATCTCTTTTGGACGTGACCAGGATAACAAGATTGCCATAAAAAACTGTGATGGTGTGCCTGCCCTTGTGCGATTGCTCCGAAAGGCTCGTGATATGGACCTTACTGAAGTCATTACCG GAACCCTGTGGAATCTTTCATCCCATGACTCAATCAAAATGGAGATTGTGGACCATGCACTGCATGCCTTGACAGATGAAGTGATCATTCCTCATTCTGGTTGGGAGCGGGAACCTAATGAAGACTGTAAGCCACGCCATATTGAGTGGGAATCGGTGCTCACCAACACAGCTGGCTGCCTTAG GAATGTAAGCTCAGAGAGGAGTGAAGCTCGCCGGAAACTTCGGGAATGTGATGGTTTAGTTGATGCCCTCATTTTCATTGTTCAGGCTGAGATTGGGCAGAAGGATTCAGACAGCAAG CTTGTAGAAAACTGTGTTTGCCTCCTTCGGAACTTATCATATCAAGTTCACCGGGAGATCCCACAGGCAGAGCGTTACCAAGAGGCAGCTCCCAATGTTGCCAACAATACTGGGCCACATGCTGCCAGTTGCTTTGGGGCCAAGAAGGGCAAAG GGAAAAAACCCATAGAGGATCCAGCAAATGACACAGTGGATTTCCCTAAAAGAACGAGTCCAGCTCGGG GCTATGAGCTCTTATTTCAGCCAGAGGTGGTTCGGATATACATCTCACTTCTTAAGGAGAGCAAGACTCCTGCCATCTTAGAAGCCTCAGCTGGAGCTATCCAGAATTTGTGTGCTGGGCGCTGGACG TATGGTCGATACATTCGCTCTGCTCTGCGTCAAGAGAAGGCTCTTTCTGCCATAGCTGACCTCCTGACTAATGAACATGAACGGGTGGTGAAAGCTGCGTCTGGAGCACTGAGAAACCTGGCTGTGGATGCTCGCAACAAAGAATTAATTG GTAAACATGCTGTTCCTAACTTGGTAAAGAATCTGCCAGGAGGACAGCAGAATTCCTCTTGGAATTTCTCTGAGGACACTGTAGTCTCTATTTTGAACACTATCAATGAGGTTATCGCCGAGAACTTGGAGGCTGCCAAAAAGCTTCGAGAGACACAGGGTATTGAGAAGCTGGTGTTGATCAACAAATCAGG GAACCGCTCAGAAAAAGAAGTTCGAGCAGCAGCACTTGTATTACAAACAATCTGGGGATATAAGGAACTGCGGAAGCCACTGGAGAAAGAAGGATGGAAGAAATCAGACTTTCAG GTGAATCTAAACAATGCTTCCCGAAGCCAGAGCAGTCATTCATACGATGATAGTACTCTCCCTCTCATTGACcggaaccaaaaatcag ATAAGAAACCTGATCGGGAAGAAATTCAGATGAGCAATATGGGATCAAACACAAAATCGCTAG ataaCAACTATTCCACACCAAATGAGAGAGGAGACCACAATAGAACACTGGATCGATCGGGGGATCTAGGCGACATGGAGCCATTGAAGGGAACAACACCCTTGATG caGAAGATTTAG
- the CTNND1 gene encoding catenin delta-1 isoform X9: protein MDDSEVESTASILASVKEQEAQFEKLTRALEEERRHVSAQLERVRVSPQDANPLMANGTLTRRHQNGRFVGDADLERQKFSDLKLNGPQDHSHLLYSTIPRMQEPGQIVETYTEEDPEGAMSVVSVETSDDGTTRRTETTVKKVVKTVTTRTVQPVAMGPDGLPVDASSVSNNYIQTLGRDFRKNGNGGPGPYVGQAGTATLPRNFHYPPDGYSRHYEDGYPGGSDNYGSLSRVTRIEERYRPSMEGYRAPSRQDVYGPQPQVRVGGSSVDLHRFHPEPYGLEDDQRSMGYDDLDYGMMSDYGTARRTGTPSDPRRRLRSYEDMIGEEVPSDQYYWAPLAQHERGSLASLDSLRKGGPPPPNWRQPELPEVIAMLGFRLDAVKSNAAAYLQHLCYRNDKVKTDVRKLKGIPVLVGLLDHPKKEVHLGACGALKNISFGRDQDNKIAIKNCDGVPALVRLLRKARDMDLTEVITGTLWNLSSHDSIKMEIVDHALHALTDEVIIPHSGWEREPNEDCKPRHIEWESVLTNTAGCLRNVSSERSEARRKLRECDGLVDALIFIVQAEIGQKDSDSKLVENCVCLLRNLSYQVHREIPQAERYQEAAPNVANNTGPHAASCFGAKKGKGKKPIEDPANDTVDFPKRTSPARGYELLFQPEVVRIYISLLKESKTPAILEASAGAIQNLCAGRWTYGRYIRSALRQEKALSAIADLLTNEHERVVKAASGALRNLAVDARNKELIGKHAVPNLVKNLPGGQQNSSWNFSEDTVVSILNTINEVIAENLEAAKKLRETQGIEKLVLINKSGNRSEKEVRAAALVLQTIWGYKELRKPLEKEGWKKSDFQVNLNNASRSQSSHSYDDSTLPLIDRNQKSDKKPDREEIQMSNMGSNTKSLDNNYSTPNERGDHNRTLDRSGDLGDMEPLKGTTPLMQKI from the exons ATGGACGACTCAGAGGTGGAGTCGACCGCCAGCATCTTGGCCTCTGTGAAGGAACAAGAGGCCCAGTTTGAGAAGCTGACCCGGGCGCTGGAGGAGGAACGGCGCCACGTCTCGGCGCAGCTGGAACGCGTCCGGGTCTCACCACAAGATGCCAACCCACTCATGGCCAACGGCACACTCACCCGCCGGCATCAG AACGGCCGGTTTGTGGGCGATGCTGACCTTGAGAGACAGAAATTTTCAGATTTGAAACTCAACGGACCCCAG GATCACAGTCACCTTCTATATAGCACCATCCCGAGGATGCAGGAGCCAGGGCAGATTGTGGAGACCTACACGGAGGAGGATCCTGAGGGAGCCATGTCTGTAGTCTCTGTGGAGACCTCAGATGATGGGACCACTCGGCGCACAGAGACCACG GTCAAGAAAGTAGTGAAGACTGTGACAACACGGACAGTACAGCCAGTTGCTATGGGACCAGACGGGTTGCCTGTGGATGCTTCATCAGTTTCTAACAACTATATCCAGACTTTGGGTCGTGACTTCCGCAAGAATGGCAATGGGGGACCTGGTCCCTATGTGGGGCAAGCCGGCACTGCTACCCTTCCTAGGAACTTCCACTACCCTCCTGATGGTTATAGCCGCCACTATGAAGATGGTTATCCAGGTGGCAGTGATAACTATGGCAGTCTGTCCCGGGTGACCCGCATTGAGGAGCGGTATAGGCCCAGCATGGAAGGCTACCGGGCACCTAGTAGACAGGATGTGTATGGGCCCCAACCCCAGGTTCGGGTAGGTGGGAGCAGCGTGGATCTGCATCGCTTTCATCCAGAGCCTTATGGGCTAGAGGATGACCAGCGTAGTATGGGCTATGATGACCTGGATTATGGTATGATGTCTGATTATGGCACTGCCCGTCGGACTGGGACACCCTCTGACCCTCGTCGGCGCCTCAG GAGCTACGAAGACATGATTGGTGAGGAGGTGCCATCGGATCAATACTATTGGGCTCCTTTGGCCCAGCATGAGCGAGGAAGTTTAGCAAGCTTGGATAGCCTGCGCAAAGGAGGGCCCCCACCTCCTAATTGGAGACAGCCAGAGCTGCCAGAGGTGATCGCCATGCTTGGATTCCGCTTGGATGCTGTCAAGTCCAATGCAGCTGCATACCTGCAACACTTATGCTACCGCAATGACAAGGTGAAGACTGACGTGCGGAAGCTCAAGGGCATCCCAGTACTGGTGGGATTGTTAGACCATCCCAAAAAGGAAGTGCACCTTGGAGCCTGTGGAGCTCTCAAGAATATCTCTTTTGGACGTGACCAGGATAACAAGATTGCCATAAAAAACTGTGATGGTGTGCCTGCCCTTGTGCGATTGCTCCGAAAGGCTCGTGATATGGACCTTACTGAAGTCATTACCG GAACCCTGTGGAATCTTTCATCCCATGACTCAATCAAAATGGAGATTGTGGACCATGCACTGCATGCCTTGACAGATGAAGTGATCATTCCTCATTCTGGTTGGGAGCGGGAACCTAATGAAGACTGTAAGCCACGCCATATTGAGTGGGAATCGGTGCTCACCAACACAGCTGGCTGCCTTAG GAATGTAAGCTCAGAGAGGAGTGAAGCTCGCCGGAAACTTCGGGAATGTGATGGTTTAGTTGATGCCCTCATTTTCATTGTTCAGGCTGAGATTGGGCAGAAGGATTCAGACAGCAAG CTTGTAGAAAACTGTGTTTGCCTCCTTCGGAACTTATCATATCAAGTTCACCGGGAGATCCCACAGGCAGAGCGTTACCAAGAGGCAGCTCCCAATGTTGCCAACAATACTGGGCCACATGCTGCCAGTTGCTTTGGGGCCAAGAAGGGCAAAG GGAAAAAACCCATAGAGGATCCAGCAAATGACACAGTGGATTTCCCTAAAAGAACGAGTCCAGCTCGGG GCTATGAGCTCTTATTTCAGCCAGAGGTGGTTCGGATATACATCTCACTTCTTAAGGAGAGCAAGACTCCTGCCATCTTAGAAGCCTCAGCTGGAGCTATCCAGAATTTGTGTGCTGGGCGCTGGACG TATGGTCGATACATTCGCTCTGCTCTGCGTCAAGAGAAGGCTCTTTCTGCCATAGCTGACCTCCTGACTAATGAACATGAACGGGTGGTGAAAGCTGCGTCTGGAGCACTGAGAAACCTGGCTGTGGATGCTCGCAACAAAGAATTAATTG GTAAACATGCTGTTCCTAACTTGGTAAAGAATCTGCCAGGAGGACAGCAGAATTCCTCTTGGAATTTCTCTGAGGACACTGTAGTCTCTATTTTGAACACTATCAATGAGGTTATCGCCGAGAACTTGGAGGCTGCCAAAAAGCTTCGAGAGACACAGGGTATTGAGAAGCTGGTGTTGATCAACAAATCAGG GAACCGCTCAGAAAAAGAAGTTCGAGCAGCAGCACTTGTATTACAAACAATCTGGGGATATAAGGAACTGCGGAAGCCACTGGAGAAAGAAGGATGGAAGAAATCAGACTTTCAG GTGAATCTAAACAATGCTTCCCGAAGCCAGAGCAGTCATTCATACGATGATAGTACTCTCCCTCTCATTGACcggaaccaaaaatcag ATAAGAAACCTGATCGGGAAGAAATTCAGATGAGCAATATGGGATCAAACACAAAATCGCTAG ataaCAACTATTCCACACCAAATGAGAGAGGAGACCACAATAGAACACTGGATCGATCGGGGGATCTAGGCGACATGGAGCCATTGAAGGGAACAACACCCTTGATG caGAAGATTTAG